A stretch of Girardinichthys multiradiatus isolate DD_20200921_A chromosome 20, DD_fGirMul_XY1, whole genome shotgun sequence DNA encodes these proteins:
- the ngfb gene encoding nerve growth factor: MRSSMLVLFLVFSAQAVATIRGVSCRATTAQQNNPTSIPTVDPKLFRKHHYLSPRVLFSSQPPDEEPTGEQGISRRSRRRAGQPQHRGVYSVCESISVWVGNKTKATDISGNEVTVLPEVNINNVNKKQYFFETTCHSTRSGGSGCLGIDARHWNSYCTNSHTFVRAMTSFKNLVAWRLIRINVACVCALSRKSWRQ; encoded by the coding sequence ATGAGGTCATCCATGCTGGTCCTGTTCCTTGTCTTCAGTGCCCAGGCTGTGGCCACCATTAGAGGGGTCTCTTGCAGAGCCACAACAGCACAACAGAACAATCCCACCTCCATCCCCACTGTGGACCCTAAGCTCTTCAGGAAGCACCACTACCTCTCACCAAGGGTGCTTTTTAGCTCACAGCCCCCCGACGAGGAGCCAACAGGGGAACAGGGTATCAGCAGGAGGTCTCGAAGGCGAGCAGGGCAGCCTCAGCACCGGGGGGTGTACTCAGTGTGTGAAAGCATTAGTGTCTGGGTGGGCAACAAGACCAAAGCCACAGATATCTCAGGCAATGAGGTGACAGTGCTCCCAGAAGTGAACATAAACAATGTTAACAAGAAGCAGTATTTCTTTGAAACAACGTGTCACAGCACTCGCTCTGGAGGCTCGGGCTGTTTAGGAATTGACGCGAGGCACTGGAACTCCTACTGCACCAACTCGCACACTTTTGTACGAGCGATGACTTCATTCAAGAACCTAGTGGCATGGAGGCTCATACGCATCAACgtagcatgtgtgtgtgcactcAGCCGCAAATCATGGCGGCAGTGA